A window of the Butyricimonas virosa genome harbors these coding sequences:
- a CDS encoding FKBP-type peptidyl-prolyl cis-trans isomerase, giving the protein MKSNYWVMLLCLLASGFIGCSDDDGDNWKKTFEDEQARIKDFVYSKDSDPKIFKYHYTYLKEDIEDYAYLFNYQKEGKKATYGDFVWINYTQKSLTGSIIDSSDPSVAVGAGVSPYYTLGGPILMQMNTDAEKYIDPLSDILMNIPEGTTGSSIVSSIMSLSSALVYRDYTVESIVEEDNLLDYEKSMIGRYFADNNLDVFKEVPLHEGKTDTVALIAKTKENASGVFVQATDSVTVWAEGRILDELNPSLRQFLKMDSDDVVTWYLPDMIKGISLTLPELKVGEEATILFSSGMGYGYRGSRNYDGTYVVPAYSTLLFKVKIVDTKENPKKDK; this is encoded by the coding sequence ATGAAAAGTAATTATTGGGTAATGCTGCTTTGCCTTTTGGCAAGCGGATTCATCGGGTGTTCCGATGATGATGGCGACAACTGGAAGAAAACATTTGAGGATGAGCAGGCTAGGATTAAAGACTTCGTGTATAGTAAGGATTCCGATCCGAAGATTTTCAAGTATCATTATACTTATCTGAAAGAAGACATCGAGGATTATGCTTACTTGTTTAATTATCAGAAAGAAGGGAAGAAAGCAACGTATGGCGATTTCGTTTGGATTAATTACACGCAAAAGAGTTTGACGGGGAGTATTATTGATTCATCAGATCCGAGTGTTGCCGTCGGTGCCGGAGTTTCACCCTATTATACTTTAGGTGGACCGATATTGATGCAAATGAATACAGATGCGGAAAAATATATCGATCCGTTATCTGATATTTTAATGAATATTCCGGAAGGAACAACGGGAAGTTCGATTGTTTCAAGTATCATGAGTTTGTCTTCTGCTTTAGTTTATCGAGATTATACCGTGGAAAGTATTGTGGAAGAGGATAATCTGTTGGACTATGAGAAAAGTATGATTGGGCGGTATTTTGCAGATAACAACTTAGACGTTTTTAAAGAAGTTCCTTTGCACGAGGGAAAGACCGATACGGTTGCTTTGATAGCTAAAACGAAAGAAAATGCGAGCGGAGTTTTTGTTCAAGCGACGGATAGTGTCACCGTATGGGCGGAAGGTAGAATTCTGGATGAACTCAACCCGTCGTTGCGTCAGTTTTTGAAAATGGATAGCGATGATGTCGTGACGTGGTATTTACCGGATATGATAAAAGGAATTTCTTTAACTTTACCTGAACTTAAAGTTGGAGAAGAAGCTACAATTCTTTTTTCATCGGGAATGGGATACGGTTATAGAGGATCACGTAATTATGATGGGACTTATGTTGTTCCGGCTTATTCAACTTTGTTGTTTAAGGTGAAAATTGTTGATACAAAGGAAAATCCTAAAAAAGACAAATAA
- a CDS encoding FKBP-type peptidyl-prolyl cis-trans isomerase — MNKFLILLSSLFALTFFGCNNDEEELDLIDTLENEKIAIHEYLSQISTPILYLEYYSVHGMLIDTVFIFNYDNSGEVAKDTGWVLMDYEKFYLNGDKLDTTSPEQGDSTFTYAFGGPVLYRYDTIKKYDYVAEAFRHISVGSMGGEMIVPSILAGDKNNYGKPLHYKLKAHKLINDVKVNEYGLIRSYLVDIMGVENAFVDFPTREISSIGERDTVTYTAILEKGTGDRDIQVGDSVLLEMDYGLLDDVGLQNRVLRSMGRDSIYFLFNETWQKNYPTGLVKGLQHLQAGDSAHIIVPYGMAYGAVGTTREITFRDRTKLKQYLIPPYSTLWYWVRIRKVVSPKTEEE; from the coding sequence ATGAATAAATTTCTGATTCTATTAAGTAGTTTGTTTGCGTTGACTTTCTTCGGTTGTAATAACGATGAAGAGGAACTCGATTTGATTGATACATTGGAAAATGAAAAGATCGCTATTCACGAGTACCTGAGTCAGATTTCCACGCCAATCCTTTATCTTGAGTATTATAGCGTGCATGGTATGTTGATCGATACGGTTTTTATTTTCAATTACGATAATAGTGGTGAGGTAGCTAAAGATACTGGATGGGTGTTGATGGATTACGAAAAATTTTATCTGAATGGAGATAAATTGGATACGACATCTCCCGAACAGGGTGATTCCACGTTTACTTATGCCTTTGGAGGACCGGTACTTTATCGTTATGACACGATAAAGAAATATGATTATGTGGCGGAAGCGTTTCGGCATATTAGTGTTGGAAGTATGGGAGGAGAAATGATTGTACCCTCTATTTTAGCCGGAGATAAGAATAATTACGGGAAGCCGTTACATTATAAGTTAAAGGCACATAAGCTTATTAACGATGTGAAAGTGAATGAATATGGGTTGATTCGAAGTTATCTAGTAGACATTATGGGCGTGGAGAATGCTTTTGTTGACTTTCCTACGCGAGAAATTTCATCTATTGGAGAGCGGGATACAGTTACTTATACAGCTATTTTGGAGAAAGGAACGGGCGATCGAGATATTCAAGTAGGGGATTCTGTTTTGTTGGAAATGGATTATGGCTTGCTGGATGATGTGGGATTACAGAATCGGGTGTTGAGAAGTATGGGACGTGATTCTATTTATTTCTTGTTTAATGAGACTTGGCAGAAAAATTATCCAACAGGGTTGGTGAAAGGATTACAGCATTTACAAGCTGGAGATTCTGCACATATTATTGTACCTTATGGAATGGCTTATGGTGCGGTAGGTACAACCCGGGAAATAACTTTCCGAGATCGTACTAAACTTAAACAATATTTAATTCCTCCATACTCAACGTTATGGTATTGGGTACGGATTCGTAAAGTGGTTTCACCTAAAACGGAAGAAGAATAG
- a CDS encoding histidinol-phosphatase, whose product MDLCTYHSHCNFCDGKAPAEDFVRAAIEAGFHSYGISSHSPLPFETRWSLSKGNVEAYLMELKRLQEKYAGQIELYVGMEIDYLNDDWGPAVEYFQRMPLDYRIGSVHLVTEEQTGEIMDMDGKFEDFRENLRMVFRDDLKYLVEAYFKASSRMVELGGFDFVAHLDKISMNGSLMDSTLTKQEWYNRLLWDYMSLIAERGVMVEVNTKAYTKKGMMFPNVKYFKWLKELNIPVMVNSDAHLPQLVNDNRALAFEWLREVGIKSTMRLHQGAWVEVPIDNK is encoded by the coding sequence ATGGATTTGTGCACTTATCATAGTCATTGTAATTTTTGTGACGGGAAAGCCCCGGCGGAGGATTTTGTGAGGGCGGCTATCGAGGCAGGATTTCATAGTTACGGTATCTCTTCGCACTCACCGCTTCCTTTTGAGACACGTTGGTCTTTAAGCAAAGGGAACGTGGAGGCTTATCTAATGGAGCTAAAGCGTTTGCAGGAGAAATATGCGGGACAGATTGAGCTTTACGTGGGGATGGAAATTGATTATCTGAATGATGATTGGGGCCCAGCAGTAGAGTATTTTCAGCGTATGCCGCTGGATTACCGTATCGGTTCTGTGCATCTTGTAACCGAGGAACAGACGGGAGAGATTATGGACATGGATGGGAAGTTTGAGGATTTTCGGGAGAACTTGCGTATGGTTTTTCGTGATGATCTGAAATATCTCGTGGAGGCTTATTTCAAGGCGTCTTCCCGGATGGTAGAGTTGGGTGGTTTTGACTTTGTGGCACATTTGGATAAAATATCCATGAATGGTTCACTGATGGATAGCACGCTGACGAAACAAGAGTGGTATAACCGGTTGTTGTGGGATTATATGTCCTTGATAGCGGAGAGAGGCGTTATGGTGGAGGTGAACACGAAAGCATACACGAAGAAGGGAATGATGTTTCCTAATGTAAAGTATTTCAAGTGGTTGAAAGAGTTGAATATTCCCGTGATGGTGAATTCTGATGCTCATTTGCCCCAGCTGGTAAATGACAATCGGGCGTTGGCATTCGAGTGGTTGCGGGAAGTCGGAATAAAAAGCACGATGCGTTTGCATCAAGGTGCGTGGGTAGAAGTACCAATAGATAATAAATAG
- a CDS encoding flavin reductase family protein has product MKKIAPKDIDKNVIKLIGQDWMLVTAGDQEKFNMMTASWGSMGYLWNKPVVMVFVRPQRYTFEFTEKKDEFTLSFFDEKYRHALNVCGSVSGRDVNKVQESGLTPYFTEAGNPAFEEATLVLECKKLYTDFLKEEAFLDKKIVDSQYGQKDFHKVYVAEIVHAWVKE; this is encoded by the coding sequence ATGAAAAAGATTGCACCGAAAGATATAGATAAGAACGTGATCAAGTTGATCGGGCAGGATTGGATGCTGGTGACGGCTGGGGATCAGGAGAAGTTCAACATGATGACGGCTAGTTGGGGATCGATGGGGTATTTGTGGAACAAACCCGTGGTGATGGTGTTCGTGCGACCACAACGTTATACGTTCGAGTTTACGGAGAAAAAAGATGAGTTTACCTTGTCGTTTTTTGACGAGAAGTATCGTCATGCGTTGAATGTATGTGGTTCTGTTTCCGGGCGTGACGTGAACAAGGTGCAGGAAAGCGGGTTGACGCCCTATTTCACGGAGGCCGGGAACCCGGCTTTTGAGGAGGCAACATTGGTGTTGGAGTGTAAAAAATTATATACTGACTTCTTAAAGGAAGAGGCTTTTCTGGACAAGAAGATCGTGGATAGCCAGTACGGTCAGAAGGATTTCCACAAAGTGTATGTGGCCGAAATTGTTCATGCTTGGGTGAAGGAGTAA
- the argS gene encoding arginine--tRNA ligase — protein sequence MTIEKMLTQQVLEAVKACYGVELTEKDVQLQETRKEFAGDLTVVVFPFTRYSRKSPEETAKELGEYLKQNIEEVETYNVIKGFLNVVISSAYWIEVLNDVAKEEKYGYAKEPSGKTYMIEYSSPNTNKPLHLGHIRNNFLGWSVSEIQKANGHNVIMVNLVNDRGIHICKSMIAWEKFANGATPESTGTKGDHFVGDYYVRFDKEYKAQIKELMEQGKTEEEAKKEAPILLEAQEMLRKWEAGDEKVVSLWRTMNDWVLKGFDETYKMMGILFDKVYFESQTYKKGRDLVLKGLADGVLYRKDTGSVWADLTGDGLDHKLLLRDDGTSVYMTQDIGTAYDRFNEFNMDQEIYVVGNEQNYHFQVLSLVCKKLGFDWADKIKHLSYGMVELPEGKMKSREGTVVDADDLIDEMIHTARTTSEELGKLDGYTKEEAEEVYRKVALGALKYFILKVDPKKTMMFNPKESIDFNGNTGPFIQYTYTRIKSVLRKAEEAGVKIVPGDIHTALTEKEQNLVKLIAKLPAVVKEAGDNYSPALIGNYAYELAKEFNQFYHDYSILKEENEQVRNLRLLLAQQCSVAIENAMGMLGIEMPERM from the coding sequence ATGACGATAGAAAAAATGCTTACTCAGCAGGTGCTGGAGGCCGTAAAGGCTTGTTATGGGGTTGAATTAACCGAGAAAGACGTACAGTTGCAGGAAACCCGGAAGGAATTTGCCGGTGATTTGACGGTAGTCGTTTTCCCGTTTACCCGATATTCCAGAAAATCGCCCGAAGAAACGGCTAAAGAGCTGGGAGAGTATTTGAAACAAAATATTGAAGAGGTGGAAACCTACAACGTGATTAAGGGGTTTTTGAACGTGGTGATTTCTTCCGCTTACTGGATCGAGGTGTTGAATGACGTGGCAAAAGAGGAAAAATATGGTTATGCGAAGGAGCCTAGCGGGAAGACCTACATGATTGAATATTCTTCACCGAACACGAATAAACCGCTGCATTTGGGACATATCCGGAATAATTTTTTGGGATGGTCGGTTTCCGAGATTCAGAAGGCAAACGGGCATAACGTGATTATGGTGAACTTGGTGAACGATCGGGGTATTCATATCTGCAAGAGTATGATCGCGTGGGAGAAGTTTGCCAACGGTGCTACTCCGGAGAGTACGGGAACTAAGGGAGATCATTTCGTGGGGGATTATTACGTGCGTTTTGACAAGGAGTATAAGGCGCAAATCAAGGAATTGATGGAGCAGGGCAAGACGGAAGAGGAGGCGAAGAAGGAGGCCCCGATATTGTTGGAGGCTCAGGAGATGTTGCGTAAGTGGGAGGCCGGGGACGAGAAGGTGGTTTCCCTGTGGCGGACCATGAACGATTGGGTATTGAAAGGTTTTGACGAGACCTATAAAATGATGGGTATCTTGTTTGACAAAGTATATTTCGAGTCACAGACTTACAAGAAAGGACGTGATCTCGTGTTGAAAGGTCTGGCTGACGGCGTGCTTTACCGGAAAGATACCGGAAGCGTGTGGGCTGATCTTACCGGTGATGGGTTGGATCACAAGTTGTTGCTGCGGGATGACGGGACTTCCGTTTACATGACGCAGGATATTGGTACGGCATACGATCGGTTCAATGAGTTTAACATGGATCAAGAGATATACGTGGTAGGTAACGAGCAGAATTACCATTTTCAGGTGTTGTCACTGGTTTGTAAGAAGTTGGGATTCGATTGGGCAGACAAGATCAAGCATCTTTCTTACGGTATGGTTGAATTACCGGAGGGGAAAATGAAATCCCGTGAGGGTACGGTGGTGGATGCTGACGATTTGATTGACGAGATGATCCACACGGCTCGTACGACTTCCGAGGAGTTGGGGAAACTGGACGGTTACACGAAGGAAGAGGCCGAGGAGGTGTACCGTAAGGTTGCTTTGGGGGCGCTGAAGTATTTTATATTGAAGGTTGACCCGAAGAAGACCATGATGTTTAACCCGAAGGAATCGATTGATTTTAACGGGAACACGGGACCGTTTATCCAGTACACCTATACTCGTATCAAGTCGGTTTTGCGTAAGGCGGAAGAGGCTGGGGTTAAGATTGTTCCGGGAGATATTCACACGGCATTAACCGAGAAAGAACAGAATTTGGTTAAGCTGATTGCTAAATTGCCCGCTGTCGTGAAGGAGGCAGGAGATAATTATAGCCCGGCGTTGATCGGGAATTATGCTTACGAGCTGGCGAAGGAATTTAACCAGTTCTACCATGATTATTCTATCCTGAAGGAAGAAAACGAGCAAGTGCGTAATTTACGTTTGCTACTGGCACAACAATGTAGCGTGGCAATAGAGAATGCCATGGGAATGTTGGGAATAGAGATGCCGGAGAGAATGTAA
- a CDS encoding TolC family protein translates to MRILFSIGIVLLLVGTVKAQTLTVEEYRAKVLDYNQDIKQSREAVKAAIYALKGVKTGFFPKLQLSGNYSYQIEDVEFMQGVDLKHNNYSAEAALSQNVYAGSMVRKQQEAAKLQKAIARLGEELTTDNIVYAADVSYWTLAANESLFYISQEFVLIVKELDGIVQKRFDEGAISKTDLLMVKTRLKEAELQESTRNMNYQTAMQSFKIMMGVPLEEKWVIIDSIQKPVIVPGLQPLEVALKRRADYQIAVKDFNLTKQQTKIIRSKYLPQFAVGVKETWGTPLINVSGDEKFATVAFAKLSMPIFNWGEKRQYVKQNRAMETSKELAMSKVEDQVKEELANAWVKLNENWKQVEIANSTLEIARENLKLNTFSYNEGKLPILDVLSSQATWLQAYTNVVSANYQYKVAYAEYVRILGGR, encoded by the coding sequence ATGAGGATATTATTTAGTATAGGAATTGTTTTGTTACTGGTGGGGACGGTTAAGGCGCAGACGTTGACGGTAGAGGAGTACCGTGCGAAGGTGCTGGATTATAATCAGGACATCAAGCAATCGAGAGAGGCAGTCAAGGCGGCAATATACGCGTTGAAAGGGGTGAAAACGGGATTCTTTCCGAAGTTACAATTAAGCGGGAATTATTCGTATCAGATAGAAGACGTGGAATTTATGCAAGGGGTTGATCTGAAACACAATAATTATTCGGCAGAGGCAGCATTGTCGCAGAACGTATATGCGGGGAGTATGGTACGCAAGCAGCAGGAGGCGGCAAAATTACAGAAAGCGATTGCCCGTCTGGGGGAAGAGTTGACGACGGATAATATTGTTTACGCGGCTGACGTGAGTTATTGGACGTTGGCGGCTAACGAGAGTCTGTTTTATATTTCCCAAGAGTTCGTGTTGATCGTGAAGGAGTTGGATGGAATTGTACAAAAACGTTTTGACGAGGGAGCGATCAGTAAAACGGACTTGCTGATGGTGAAGACCCGATTGAAGGAGGCGGAGTTGCAAGAGTCTACTCGGAATATGAATTACCAGACAGCGATGCAGTCGTTTAAAATTATGATGGGGGTTCCTTTGGAGGAAAAGTGGGTTATTATAGACTCGATCCAGAAACCGGTGATCGTTCCGGGTTTGCAACCGTTGGAAGTGGCCTTGAAACGGAGGGCCGATTACCAGATTGCCGTGAAGGATTTTAATTTGACTAAGCAACAGACTAAGATTATACGTTCCAAATATTTGCCGCAATTTGCCGTGGGGGTAAAGGAGACGTGGGGTACGCCGTTGATTAATGTTTCCGGTGATGAGAAATTTGCGACAGTGGCTTTTGCGAAGTTAAGTATGCCTATTTTCAACTGGGGAGAGAAACGTCAGTACGTAAAACAGAATCGTGCGATGGAGACAAGTAAGGAGTTAGCCATGAGTAAAGTTGAGGATCAAGTGAAAGAGGAACTGGCAAATGCCTGGGTGAAGTTAAACGAGAACTGGAAACAGGTGGAGATTGCCAATTCTACGTTAGAAATTGCCCGGGAGAATTTGAAGTTGAATACTTTTAGTTATAACGAAGGGAAGTTGCCTATTTTGGATGTATTGTCTTCGCAGGCGACTTGGTTGCAGGCCTACACGAACGTGGTTTCGGCGAATTACCAGTATAAGGTGGCGTATGCGGAGTATGTGAGAATTTTGGGAGGACGGTAG
- a CDS encoding efflux RND transporter permease subunit, producing the protein MNIAKYSLENTKVVYFFLAILLVGGVLSFDLLGKKEDSPFVIKTAVIITRYPGATPSEVEQLITEPIEREIQSMRRVYKIKSDSYFGMSKIQIELSPATPPEEMPQMWDELRRKVLNIQPSLPQGASTISVSDDFGDVFGIYYGLTAGEGFSYHDLREWGQKLKTQLVSVDGVQKVALYGEQTEVVNVFISMSKLANSGIDLNSLIQTIKSQNSLINTGEKRAGNLELKILADGTYKTLDDIRNQLIVTQTGQQVRLGDITTIEKGYMDPPGSLMRVNGKRAIGIGISTDPERDVVKTGDKVKERLSQLEELMPVGIELVTLYPENEIAREANNGFLLNLVESVVIVIFIILLVMGTRAGLLIGSSLIFSIGGTMLIMQFMGVGLNRTSLAAFIIAMGMLVDNAIVVTDNAQILIKKGMRRRDALIKGATVPQWGLLGATLIAIFSFLPLYLAPSSVAEMVKPLFIVLAVSLGLSWILALTQTTVFGNFILKENSGDSSKDPYDTKFYNRFVSVLRGLIKHKVITIVSVVCLFLVSMYIMGIMPQNFFPSMDKPYFRADCFLPEGFSIRESEDMMSDIEAYLLEQDEVVNVSVTIGGSPLRYYLASTSFGPKANFGNLLIEVEKKEQSPIVEERLNTYVRENYPDMLIRSSLFKLSPAVEAAIEIGFIGENIDTLAALTERAMNIMRECDMVTDIRSSWGNQVPVWEPAYSQERGQRLGITRQSVAYALKIATNGLSIGDFREKDLFMPILLKEDGFDSKNLDNMKTLPVFATSGFTVPLAQVVDSFAYDYHYNVIKRYNRDRVMMAQCDPKRGANTKAAFSEVWNKVKSMNMPEGYRMKIFGEDESQVESNEALAANMPLTFILMFIVLLLLFRTYRKPTIILLMVPLIFIGVVFGLLVMGKMFDFFALLGVLGLVGMNIKNAIVLVDQIGIEQENGLAPLDAVLQATKSRIVPVAMASGTTILGMLPLLFDAMFGGMAACIMGGLLVASLLTIVVLPVTYCLIFRIKAE; encoded by the coding sequence ATGAATATAGCTAAATATTCGCTGGAAAATACGAAGGTGGTTTATTTCTTTTTGGCCATTTTGTTGGTAGGGGGAGTTTTATCTTTCGATCTACTGGGGAAAAAGGAAGATTCGCCTTTCGTGATCAAAACGGCGGTCATTATAACAAGATACCCGGGTGCTACCCCGAGCGAGGTGGAGCAGCTAATCACGGAGCCGATTGAACGGGAGATTCAATCCATGCGTCGGGTATATAAAATCAAATCGGATTCCTATTTTGGGATGTCTAAAATACAAATCGAGTTGAGCCCGGCAACCCCGCCGGAGGAAATGCCCCAGATGTGGGACGAGTTGCGGCGAAAGGTGCTGAATATACAACCTTCACTACCACAGGGAGCATCTACGATCAGCGTGTCGGATGATTTCGGCGACGTGTTCGGGATATATTACGGGCTAACAGCCGGAGAGGGTTTTTCTTATCACGATTTGCGGGAATGGGGACAAAAATTGAAGACCCAACTTGTTTCCGTGGACGGGGTGCAGAAGGTGGCCTTGTACGGTGAACAGACGGAGGTGGTAAATGTGTTTATCTCCATGTCGAAGTTGGCAAATTCGGGAATTGATCTGAACTCCTTGATACAGACGATTAAGTCGCAAAATTCATTGATTAACACGGGAGAGAAGCGGGCAGGAAATTTGGAATTGAAGATATTGGCCGACGGGACGTACAAAACGTTGGATGATATTCGTAACCAGTTGATCGTGACACAGACGGGACAACAAGTACGGCTAGGGGATATTACCACGATTGAAAAGGGGTACATGGATCCGCCAGGCAGTTTGATGCGGGTGAATGGTAAACGGGCTATTGGTATAGGAATCTCGACCGATCCGGAGCGTGATGTGGTAAAGACTGGGGATAAGGTGAAGGAGCGATTGAGCCAGTTGGAGGAGTTGATGCCCGTGGGAATCGAACTTGTGACTCTTTACCCGGAGAACGAGATTGCACGGGAAGCAAACAATGGTTTCCTGTTGAACTTGGTGGAGTCTGTGGTGATCGTGATCTTTATTATTTTGCTGGTGATGGGGACTCGTGCCGGATTGCTGATCGGTTCATCATTGATTTTCTCGATCGGAGGTACGATGCTGATCATGCAGTTTATGGGAGTGGGGTTGAATCGGACATCACTGGCTGCCTTTATTATAGCGATGGGGATGCTGGTGGATAATGCTATCGTGGTGACGGATAATGCCCAGATATTGATCAAGAAGGGTATGCGTCGACGGGATGCTTTGATCAAGGGAGCAACGGTTCCGCAGTGGGGGTTGCTGGGGGCTACGCTGATTGCTATATTTTCTTTTTTACCCTTGTATTTGGCGCCTTCTTCCGTGGCAGAGATGGTGAAACCGTTGTTTATCGTACTGGCGGTTTCGCTGGGATTGAGTTGGATTCTGGCGTTGACGCAAACGACCGTGTTCGGTAATTTTATTCTAAAAGAGAATTCCGGAGATTCGAGTAAAGATCCTTACGATACGAAGTTCTACAACAGGTTTGTTTCTGTGTTACGGGGATTGATCAAGCATAAGGTGATCACGATTGTTTCGGTGGTCTGTTTGTTCTTGGTGTCCATGTATATCATGGGGATTATGCCACAAAATTTCTTTCCGAGTATGGATAAGCCTTATTTCCGGGCAGATTGTTTCTTGCCGGAAGGATTCAGTATTCGGGAATCGGAGGATATGATGTCAGATATTGAGGCTTATTTGTTGGAACAGGATGAGGTGGTGAACGTGTCGGTAACGATCGGGGGATCGCCATTGCGGTATTATCTGGCGAGCACGTCTTTCGGGCCAAAGGCAAATTTCGGGAATTTGTTGATCGAGGTGGAGAAGAAGGAGCAGTCGCCGATCGTGGAGGAGCGTTTGAATACTTACGTGCGGGAGAATTACCCGGATATGTTGATCCGTTCCTCTTTGTTCAAGTTGTCCCCGGCGGTGGAGGCCGCCATCGAGATTGGTTTTATCGGGGAGAATATCGATACGCTTGCCGCCTTGACGGAACGGGCGATGAATATCATGCGGGAATGTGATATGGTGACGGATATTAGAAGTAGTTGGGGAAATCAAGTTCCTGTTTGGGAACCGGCCTACTCGCAGGAACGAGGACAACGCCTAGGAATTACCCGCCAATCGGTGGCTTATGCCTTAAAAATAGCTACAAACGGGTTGTCCATCGGGGATTTCCGGGAGAAGGATTTGTTTATGCCGATATTGCTGAAAGAGGATGGGTTTGATAGTAAGAATCTGGATAACATGAAGACGCTGCCCGTGTTTGCCACGTCGGGGTTCACGGTGCCTTTGGCACAGGTAGTGGATAGTTTTGCCTACGATTATCATTATAACGTGATCAAACGATATAACCGGGACCGAGTGATGATGGCGCAATGTGATCCCAAACGGGGTGCGAACACGAAAGCGGCTTTTTCGGAAGTGTGGAACAAGGTGAAAAGTATGAATATGCCGGAAGGGTACCGGATGAAAATATTCGGGGAAGATGAGAGTCAGGTGGAGTCCAACGAGGCTTTGGCTGCCAATATGCCGTTGACGTTTATCTTAATGTTTATCGTGTTGCTGTTGCTTTTCAGAACGTACCGGAAACCGACAATTATATTGCTGATGGTGCCGTTGATTTTTATTGGGGTGGTCTTCGGTTTGCTGGTGATGGGGAAAATGTTCGACTTTTTCGCTTTACTGGGCGTGTTGGGGTTAGTAGGGATGAATATCAAGAATGCGATTGTACTGGTGGACCAAATTGGTATCGAACAGGAGAACGGGTTGGCTCCGCTGGATGCCGTGTTGCAGGCCACGAAATCAAGAATCGTTCCGGTGGCAATGGCCTCGGGTACGACGATATTGGGTATGCTGCCCCTGTTGTTCGACGCAATGTTTGGCGGCATGGCTGCTTGTATCATGGGTGGCTTGTTGGTAGCCAGTTTGTTGACTATCGTGGTGTTGCCCGTGACGTATTGTTTGATATTCAGGATAAAAGCGGAGTGA
- a CDS encoding efflux RND transporter periplasmic adaptor subunit → MGFKWMVYVALALLWSGCKGKKDNTYQDIVRPVRVVNVESLGAINKLYTGVVEAEEYSNLAFKLSGPLIAMNVDEGQKVKKGQVVAAVDPLDYRLQFEANKAAYLTAKSQLERNKRLLSMQAISQQEYEIAEANYIKGKSAYETSANTLEDTKLRAPFDGFVEKKFVENYQKVNPGESIIKLVNPNKLAVGFTLPETSVDLTRTPMTVTVEFDTYKGIWFKAKVKEFIDASPDGTGIPVKLVIDDTRFSRDKHNIYPGFSCKVNLKIETPVEDSYIVPMSALFKNPTTGETCVWVYDPKTETVTSRTVEIGQLFGSDKIMVQKGLTNEDTIVVAGANYITEGQKVKLLK, encoded by the coding sequence ATGGGATTTAAATGGATGGTTTATGTTGCACTTGCCCTTTTATGGAGTGGCTGCAAAGGAAAAAAGGACAACACGTATCAGGATATTGTACGTCCTGTGAGAGTGGTAAATGTGGAATCATTGGGTGCTATCAACAAGTTGTACACCGGTGTCGTGGAGGCCGAGGAGTACAGTAATTTGGCATTTAAGTTGTCCGGGCCGCTGATCGCGATGAACGTGGATGAGGGGCAGAAAGTGAAAAAGGGACAAGTGGTTGCAGCAGTTGATCCGTTGGATTATCGTTTACAGTTCGAGGCTAACAAAGCGGCTTATTTGACGGCTAAATCACAGTTGGAACGTAACAAGAGATTGCTTTCCATGCAGGCAATTTCGCAGCAGGAGTACGAGATTGCAGAGGCTAATTATATAAAGGGTAAATCGGCTTACGAAACGTCGGCAAACACGCTGGAAGATACGAAATTAAGGGCCCCGTTTGACGGGTTCGTGGAGAAGAAGTTCGTGGAGAATTACCAGAAGGTGAACCCGGGCGAGTCGATTATCAAGTTGGTTAACCCGAATAAGTTGGCGGTGGGTTTTACGTTACCGGAGACGAGTGTTGACTTAACTCGTACCCCCATGACGGTGACCGTGGAGTTTGATACCTACAAGGGGATATGGTTCAAGGCGAAAGTGAAAGAATTTATTGATGCCTCGCCCGATGGAACGGGTATCCCGGTGAAGTTGGTGATTGACGATACTCGCTTTTCTAGGGACAAGCATAATATATATCCCGGTTTTTCCTGTAAAGTAAATTTGAAGATCGAAACCCCGGTGGAGGATAGTTATATTGTGCCGATGAGCGCATTGTTCAAGAATCCGACCACGGGAGAGACGTGTGTTTGGGTGTATGACCCGAAGACGGAGACTGTGACCAGCCGGACCGTGGAGATCGGGCAGTTGTTTGGGAGTGATAAGATCATGGTGCAAAAGGGACTCACGAACGAGGATACGATTGTCGTGGCGGGAGCGAATTATATAACAGAAGGTCAAAAGGTGAAGTTGCTTAAATAG